The segment TTGAGTCGGATCATTATTTACACCATAATCTGATCCAATTTGTTGGCATTAGTTTGGTAACTGCAAAAGACTTAGGCATCCACTTACCAATTAGCAAAAAAGGAACAAGTAATGAtattatataacaaaaaatttagatattgaGTTAAAAATTCTAACATACCGCATCTAGATCAATTTGAGCAAAAACCATTTCAACATCCTTCAAAGAAAATTGTGACCCTTGTGCTACCATATCTCCGTTTACAACAACACAAGAGCATCCATCTGCCAAAGGTAAATGAATAATGAATACACGGTCATAATAAACCTGCTGAAATAGGTTAGAAAAGTGAGTTAAACACAATTATCTTCATATGACCTAAGCTATACAGCTTATATAGATTACTCATATGGTAGATTACTACGAGGACAAAAGACAGGCTTGCTACCATAATAGAGACGGCCACCATCGCATCCTTGGTGATTACTGTACATGTAAACTCCCCCTCGAGTATGTGTGGCACTTATGAAAGCACGATTGCGAAGATCAAGCTTTCGTAATTGATGATGACTTCCACTTGCATTCATAAACACTTCAACACCATTTAATGCAAGCTCAGCATGAGGAGGTTGAGGAGTAAAAAGTTCCTCACAAACTTCAGCTGCAACAGCTCTGAAAGCAACATTAAAATGAAGCTTAAAACCATATAATATGATGGTCAAGTCGATAAGCTGTAACTTATCTATTGATCCACATGCATGATTTGTTTGACTGCTAAGTTCGGGAATGTGTATTAAGTAAGAGAAATCTCCCATGATATGTGGCCACAAAGAAGAATTTAGGCTAGGCAgagaattttcatttttgtttctcTTATTCCAATTTTCTTTTGCCAGATGAGCACATTGCAATCAAGAATTttatcattttcctttttttttttcgctttgcaaaaataaagaagtttcacaaaactactaaaaagaaaacataatgtCGAGTTACTAACTAAAATCCTCAACTTATGTCATTGTTAATATTTCAAATCCTAGAAGTGTTTACAGAGATTAAACTTAGTTAAGTAGCAGTTTCTCAACCACTATGGAAACCATACAGAATGGCTGACACCAAATCGCTAGTCTACAAAATGGGGCTGAAATTTTGTGGATGCTGAAGTATAGCTCCTTTCTAAGTGACTTCTATACTCTAGCTGATGAAAGGATTAATGTTATAAGCAGACTTAGAATGTTCTGCACATACACTTCAAAAAACTGGTTATGAAAGGATAATCCTAAACAATAATCCCCATTTAATGATAAGAAGAAATGgagaatttatattttaatctcTTATAAGTTGTTTCGTGTCTAGTTCAAGGCATGGTCTACCTTTTTCAGAATGTTTTCAATATTTCATGGTAGAAGTAACTTATATCTTAAGTATATGTTCATATAGGTAATATTTAGTGCATCGGCTATTAAACTAGCTGGTCTTTATGTTTTATTCAGTTACTCACTTTCTAAAAACATGTTATACTAgaggatatttttttatatataaaatgatcAAGTGAAATGCAAAAAAGCCGATAAACCCAAATACATTGAACTAGAACCAAAAAGCAAAAAGGCCAGTTCTTTAACACTCCTGAATAGTTTTtggtttttaattttaagtttcttAAATATAGATGTGTTTTGGTTTAGGCAAAAACCGGATCACCAAAACCATGCACATTACAAGCTAAAGTGACAAGTTTCGAAAATTTAGTGCCTTCCACAAATATGTTTTACCAACTTCAATGCTAAATTTTGGTCGCCCAACTTAATACAAGTAAATTCTAAAAACATGTGTTTTGAAACATAACACTGCAATTCTAAACGTGACTACTTTTCAGTCTTCAActcattgtttgtttgttatTCACAAAGCTTTCTAATTTTGAATGACCAGGAAAGATAGGTTCCTTGAACGACATCTATATCAAATAATACTAAATAGAGGGATTAAATTCTCTTGTAGATCAAGTAGGCTATAAACTAAGCAACCAAGAAGACACATAAATTCTGTTTTCAAGTCGCCCAATCAACagcaagaaagagaaagagaggcAGAAAAGCAAAACaatatcttaaaaaaaataaagaaaatgaacgTCAACATACGTGTCTAGAAACTGGACATAGCCATAACCAAAAGGTACTGTTGTTTGAGACAAAGCATCTGAAACTTCACTTGGAAGATGGAAGTCCTCAAGATGATCTTTTGATTTCCATGCTGTAAACCATCGAAGTTCTCGATAGTTGCCATCATTTGCTAGCCACATCTTTGGCCTTATCATGATTATTTTTCTGTTTAGGCACAACACTTGACAGTTGTAACGTTCTGAATCTTTGATAACAGGCATACCGAAGCTACATAATATCCCATCAGTCCAATCTCCTAACAGTAATTCTTTTAAGCATTCCCACCTGCGAGTTTGTGAAGACATTACAAAAGGGAAATGAGCTCAAATGATTTCCTCACTGAGGTGAAAGTACTCTGTTCAGTgaaacacaaacacattataTCTGTTTCTAATCTATGTGGGTATTTGGCCGtgaatatatttacttttttcctGGAAGTGATCTGGAAATCATGTTTGGCCATAAAATTCCAGAATTCAACTTTTGTGAAATTTGAAGAACACAAAGAAGTCCTTTTCACTTTCTCGACTCCAAATCaatcacaaaattcaaaaaataacacAATTTGTATTCATACTCAAACTCCAATTTACACCCCTTTTCACCTTGAGAACACAAATTACATTTTTCCAATACACCAAACAAGCCATTAAACTACCCCTACTGAATTGTGTAAGCTAATTCATATAAAGTTTGCATTTTTATAGCCGAAAACGCTTCATATTTATCAAtttcagcaaaaaaaaaaaaggaacttaCGCATGAGCAACAGTATCGAGTTCTAAAAAATGATCTTCACAACCATATCCAGTGATTTCAAGCTCTGGTCCAAGCCTGATCATAGCTCCAGCAGCTTTAGCCTCCGCAATAGATTGCTTAATGTTGCTTAAATTGCAGTCGAAATCCATAGCCCATTGGTTCAAATTACACGTAGCTACCTTCAATAGCCTCATCTTCAATTTCTCTgtaatcaaaaaaattcaaactgtATATAAACAAATTCACTTCCTTGCTGCAATTTATAGATTttacaatatgaatttttttattttaaaaaaaatattagaaatttgATTTGAGTTTGACGCACCGTTTGAAGGGTTGGAAGTATTTGACACGTCCAACTCCACACTCACCACACcaattcttgattttcttgtccaattttttgggtgataaaTGAGTAAaagattcttttaaaaaataaaataaaaataataacttcaGTTCCTTAAACAACTTGTGTATGTCCCTCCCCCCACTAGACAATACttttaaaataccaaaataaaaaattgtctattttaaaagtaaaagttAAAACTGAGTATATTAAGGGCAATACATTCAATTTTGTGTTGTGGAATTTTTCCCTTTGGTCTCACAAGCTATTGGATTCAAAGTTATTGAACCCAAAAGTTTTTATGAGGTTGGATTCGGGTTCATTAACTAACTAGATAAAATCGATCAATATTAATTGCGTGAAAATTTCCAGAAAAATTTAATCGATAATaaccttcaaaattttaaatatatgaattaaatttttttttaactaactCCAACATAAATTTAGGCACGTGAATTGACATATAAGAATTAAGATTTTGTTATATGCTTACTGTCTCATTATTCAATTTGgtatttattttgaatcaaagGGTGATACTTTTTTTGGTAGGTATTTTAAAGACGACGAGTCAATGTGACATATCTTTTCAGTCTAATTAATACTGAGCAAATTTCTTTGCGTTTTGTGTAGCTGTCCATTTTTAGTACTTACGATTACGTACTAAGGGTGCCAGTTAATCTTCCTTTAGTCTATTTTACAACCAAAAGTAGATATCAAGGAATCtgaattatgaatttgaattttgacaGTGGACTAGATttagattttttaataaaagaaataaaataaaagtaagtaGCATGTTTGAGAACATAATTCACATGAAAATTAGTACATGTAAATTTTGGTTCTTCTTCACAACACAATCTACTAAACTGGGTAACCCTATGTTCTCCAAGCCCAAGTACATTCACAGAAGAACTCCTATAAATATGACACTGCCACAGAACTGGCATATATTGATAAACGTAACCTAACAAGAAACCGGTGGCATCATCCTCAGTGACTTATATTGACAATGGCATGTTAATGAGTTTGATCTGTTCATGCTTTAGGGAAAACCTTGGATGCTACTGCACCAACTATGAAACATCTGAACATGCCATAGGATCCTATAACTCCAACAATCGTTTGTCGTGGCAATCAAACCCCAGAACCAAAACATTCTGGAAACCGCTTTCTTCCTAGTAACCTGTTGTTGTTTGTCTAACATAGAAAAATGAAACGTAGATTTAAAATTCAAGTTTCAGTATTTTTAGTGATTTGAAGGGTCAATTAGTTTGAGGAATAGAAAGGAATTGATAAGAAAAATAGTTCAAGAAAGATGTACTATGTAGAACACTTTACCTGAATCCTAATTCCACATTGTGTCTGAATAGTAAATGACCCTGAGCTGCACCAATGGGTGAAGCACCGGAATCACAAGTTTTCCTCCTTCCTGGAACCTAATGGTGTCTCCTCATGTTGAGACTTTGGAAGTTGAATATCAGGTACCACCTCAATGTCCTTGTCAGGCTTATAGATATCAACAAAAAGAATGTTGGTctattagaaaaaaagaaattgcaatACAAAACCAAAAGAATTTGCCAGTACATCTGAGTGAGTAACTTACCTTCCATAGTTGCAAGAGATGCCAGAGCAAAAAATTTACTATCATaactatacaaaatattttcccGGCCCAAGTGCCACAAGTAAGGTACCTGGAAAATAAACTTGGAAGTTTAATCAACTGCAAGAAACATTTATTCATATGCAAACTCTATACAATCACTGCTTAATAAATGATACAGATGGCAACCCAAAATGAATGTTCAACCGCCTTAAGGCCTACAAGGTCGAGCATTGAATCTAGGATGCATGCTTCCCCCCAGTCTAAGGTCACCAAAGGACCAAAAACAATCATGTTCAGTTGCTTGAAGGCCTAGAAGGTGTCATGTAAACGTTGTGTATGCACAAGTTAGGACATCAAAAGGAGGATAAAAGAATCCAGAGAAATTTACGTTGCAATACAGTTATCTCATTTTACTTGTACCACAAATTaggaccccccccccccccccaaaaaaaaaaaaaaaagccacGTTTTATTGCTCAAGCTTTATTAATTTAAGATTCTATACAACAAGAAGAGGGTCTTTCACTACTAAAAGAGAaataacatataactaattgatttttatctgttCTCAAGTTATTTCTCTAGGGTAATGACATATCTTAACAAACCATTTTTCTTCAGAAAGTAGCATACCTTGATAATCGATCTAGCAAAGGTGGATTGGAGCATTTCAAAGCACGGTTGTAAACAATTTCTGTCCTCCTGGCTACATCAGGCCAACTATAAAGTTTTTTCATCTGGCAGTAGAAACCAAATGTCAGTAAGATCGCTATAATTCTTATTCTTAGATAACAAACCGTAGAAACACTTTTTCACATTATCGTTTAAAACTGTGCCCCAAAACAACTCCCTGCaactttttttatcataaattctGCCATCGGTGAACCCACTAATTGAAATGGATTTTGATTCTGGCTCAACCCAAAAAGCTAGCTCGAGGTGAGGATTGCCCAAGACCATAAGAGGAGAAATCCCCAATTCCTCCATCAATATGGGACTCTTAACATCTGCACCCCCTCACTCCTAGGAGATCGGACATCTAGAAGATGGACAAAATAATGTGGGGCCTAAAATTGGGTAAACAAAGAATCAGAATGGGATTGCCCAGAAGATTTGGTACCTAACTCAAACCAAAAAGCTAGCTCAAGAGGTGAGAATGACCCAAAATCATATAATGCGACAACAATCAATTTCCTCCACCAATGTGAGAACTTAACAACCACAAACAAATCTTTCCCTTTTAACTACTATATCTTCAGTCTTCTAATCTATCTTAAATGTCCGGTGCATAGCTGTCCTCTCTTCCCTTCCACAAAAAGAAGAGCAAAAACTCATTGCAAGCATAGTGTCTTACAGGAGGGGGGAATTGAAttggaaatatttttcttttgttcaaGAGATTGATTTGGAAGACATCCATGAAAGATTGGGGTTAACCTCAATTTCCTTCAGATCTCACCTAAAATACGAGACTATTTATACATCTCAACAGAGTAGAAACTAAACAGCCCTTGCTACCTCGCtcaaaagaaaagatgaagaaaagggATAAGCAAAAGGGAATCTGGTACTTACACGATTGTGCATATCTTGTGGATCGATCTGAGGAAGCATATATATAGCCCTTGTGATGGCATGAACCATAGTTGTAGGATCTGGCGCAGCCAGAACAACCATATCATCTGGAAGAACCTGGACAAGAGGTAcaaaaacatgataaataataacGAACAACTTACAAAGTATAGGCAAGAAGATCTTAAACTATTAACTAGTCAAGCAAAGAGAAATGAATCATGGACATGCCTCTGGAACACCTCCTACACGTGTACTGACTGTTAATAATCCGCAACTTGCAGCTTCCAATATAGCAATGCAAAATGCTTCTGTTAAAGAACTGGCACAGTAATGCAAGAAATAGGAGCATAAATGAGGATTAGAAACGGGGTAGGTGGAAAACTGGTTGTTGTTCAACCACAAATCAGGCATATTTAAATATCCTCAGATGATATTCTTTTGTGACTGCTTTTGCAGAAGAAGAATGTGTAAGGAGCAATTTCaatgttttctttattatttttgatgattttggaAGGAAGGTTGAAACCGATGAATCCAATTTAGCTTAACAGCTGTGACACAAGTTCTCAGGAGCCACACATCATTCATGGTTTTGATATTTCAATCCCACATTTGCAGCtgaatataaaatcaactatgtaaagatttttttttgttgtgccACCTAGTTGATTCCTTTATCTTATTAAGATCACATACTCAATGTTGCAACTTGAAGCTTCTTtttgttgagaaaaaaaagagcCAAGGAGGATGCAGAATCGACTACGTGATCTTAATGAGAATTACTCTTCCATGGATTCTCCAACTGAATCCTTTCCCTTCAAGATGTTTGAATTCTACACTGACTTTTCCAAATTGTCTATTCCATCAATCATATGGACATGGGAAGTACAAACAAAAGACATTCCGATTGGCCGGTAGCATTCATCTTTGTAAAGTTTACTTATTAAAGAAATTCAATATCATTTTTCTTCTACAGTTCATGATTATAACATTCAACAAACATGAACAGACCAACAAAGCATCACATTTCAGTAGATTATCACAGACTGATGCAACCAAAGTGTGatctagtggtcaatgaagctGGGAGTGGAGATGACGGTTCAAATTCTAGCATAGGACAAAAAAGGTTGATTTCTAGTCATCCATCTCCACCTTGGTATACTCAATTACCCGATATCTACTTCGGTGAGAAGTAGCATTATACCTGGTGGATAAGTCGAGGTGTCTGCAAAGTTACTTAGACACcaccaatataaataaattttaagaaaactgTGAAAAATTAAGCAACATATTTTGTGTATCAAATAAGGGAAACTTTGCATTACAAACAATTATCATAAATAGTGGATCAACATAGACTTGGTGTATGTAAATAAGCACCTAGCATCATTTATTGTGTATCAAGACAAGGAAAACCTTTGCATAACCAAGTCTTTCATGACCCCCCCCCCCCCNNNNNNNNNNNNNNNNNNNNNNNNNNNNNNNNNNNNNNNNNNNNNNNNNNNNNNNNNNNNNNNNNNNNNNNNNNNNNNNNNNNNNNNNNNNNNNNNNNNNNNNNNNNNNNNNNNNNNNNNNNNNNNNNNNNNNNNNNNNNNNNNNNNNNNNNNNNNNNNNNNNNNNNNNNNNNNNNNNNNNNNNNNNNNNNNNNNNNNNNNNNNNNNNNNNNNNNNNNNNNNNNNNNNNNNNNNNNNNNNNNNNNNNNNNNNNNNNNNNNNNNNNNNNNNNNNNNNNNNNNNNNNNNNNNNNNNNNNNNNNNNNNNNNNNNNNNNNNNNNNNNNNNNNNNNNNNNNNNNNNNNNNNNNNNNNNNNNNNNNNNNNNNNNNNNNNNNNNNNNNNNNNNNNNNNNNNNNNNNNNNNNNNNNNNNNNNNNNNNNNNNNNNNNNNNNNNNNNNNNNNNNNNNNNNNNNNNNNNNNNNNNNNNNNNNNNNNNNNNNNNNNNNNNNNNNNNNNNNNNNNNNNNNNNNNNNNNNNNNNNNNNNNccaaaaaaaaaaaaagaaggggaaGAGATGTTTTTTTAAGGCTGCACAAAAAGAGCTCAATATCAtataaagaagaggaagagatGTTTTCCACTGCCAACGCCCAATAAATTCCTCTTTGGTCATATAACTTATCGAAATTTTGCAAAAAAGCACATATCAAAAGAATTACTACCtaaggaaagaaaaatattgacgTAAAGCATCTAAAATTTCCAGTGAACGAAAAACAGAAAAGTTTTAAAGAATTTAAGATAAAGAAACTGAACAGAATCATCAAGCAACAAAATAGAAGTGACTTTGAGCTATAAGATAAAATATGTAGATCATGATTGTATAAAggatctcttcttcttcttttttcctgtCAAAATTAATCCAGAAGACAAGATAGCATTTCTTAAGAAGGAAACTAAGACAGATGTCAAATAGAGGAACTTCaaagaataaaatgatataaGTTGTAGGGTGTACAAGATAACTCTTGAAGGTCTCGCACCTGTTCAAAAATATATGGCCAGTTATTAGTACAGACCGTACTTTAGCATGAGGGACAGCCCCCAACATATCAACACGGTCTTGAAGAGAGTGTTTTTCCCTCATTTCTTCCAGACGCACTCGTTTGGGTCCATCTCCTCCAACAATGAAGCGAACCTTAGAAATGCATCCAAATGAGTTGCCAAAGTTCAGAATTCATAAACAAGGTCATATTCCATAGAGTAGTTTTGTAACGAAGACCATGATGATAAAGAACCACTTACATTGGGATGCAAACGGCATACTTCAGGGATCACTTCAACGAGTAAATCTGCTCCTTTCCGATAGACTAACCTACTTATCACAACAATTACAATTTCATCCCTGCTGAGTCGCTCTGGAGCAGGAGTAAACATGGCTGTGTCCACAGCATTTGGAATAACATAGACCTTTTCAGGCGGCAGACCAGACCTTAAAACTGTATTCTCTTTGCTTGTGTGAGAAACACATATAGCCTGAGTTACATCGGCTAGAGTAAACTGTAGCACCTTATTCATGTGAATACTTCCAACATCTGAAAACCCATAGAGAGAATGATCTGTGAATACAACTTTGTAACCCATTGTGCGAGCATGCATTAGAGCTTCATGACATAAGGTTGAGAAGGCTTGATGTCCATGAACCAGCGATATCTTTTCCCTTATCAGAATTGTCCTAGTAATTGAAAGTGTTCCAAAGAAGGTTGGCAATGTATTTTGCATGAGAAACGGCTTCCAAGGGACATAATAAACTTTCAGCCCATTTGTCATATATCTTACTCCAGAACGATTCTGATAAGCATGAGTCATAACTACCACCTGAAATTTATACAAAGGAACAAAAAGTGAATTCATATAAAGTATCTGACTATAACAAATCAAGCTCCTATCTCTCTCGTTCACTCTttcttgacaatttttttactttgcAAAGATCAAAACTAATTCCCTTCCAGGTACAGACAAAGTAGATTATCTTCACGggcaacaaaaaaattaatctctTATCAATCATATTCAATCAAGAACACTTTAAGACAGGAGACTGTGGTTACTGACCTTGTGGCCTTCCTTAATCAAGCATTGTGATAAATAGTATATATGATTCTCCACACCACCAAAATTGGGGTAGAAAAAATCTGAGACCATTAAAATTCTATGTTTTTCCGGTTCACCCATTATAACAGATCACCACGGACGCT is part of the Solanum pennellii chromosome 8, SPENNV200 genome and harbors:
- the LOC107026927 gene encoding phosphatidylinositol N-acetylglucosaminyltransferase subunit A, giving the protein MGEPEKHRILMVSDFFYPNFGGVENHIYYLSQCLIKEGHKVVVMTHAYQNRSGVRYMTNGLKVYYVPWKPFLMQNTLPTFFGTLSITRTILIREKISLVHGHQAFSTLCHEALMHARTMGYKVVFTDHSLYGFSDVGSIHMNKVLQFTLADVTQAICVSHTSKENTVLRSGLPPEKVYVIPNAVDTAMFTPAPERLSRDEIVIVVISRLVYRKGADLLVEVIPEVCRLHPNVRFIVGGDGPKRVRLEEMREKHSLQDRVDMLGAVPHAKVRSVLITGHIFLNSSLTEAFCIAILEAASCGLLTVSTRVGGVPEVLPDDMVVLAAPDPTTMVHAITRAIYMLPQIDPQDMHNRMKKLYSWPDVARRTEIVYNRALKCSNPPLLDRLSRYLTCGTWAGKIFCIVMIVNFLLWHLLQLWKPDKDIEVVPDIQLPKSQHEETPLGSRKEENL